In the Anastrepha obliqua isolate idAnaObli1 chromosome 1, idAnaObli1_1.0, whole genome shotgun sequence genome, one interval contains:
- the LOC129243135 gene encoding coiled-coil domain-containing protein 149-B gives MISSDEFQPHNHVDAMDFQLYHEHMGEFNTSALHRKLMSKVEALRILRKELEQFRTERDQFKLMAETLQLRYSAITRNNDYSNCLGLDGNKTSVASILHETRERNIKLTTEVESLKQKLNELQGDIELLRSSAKEGKMEKPQGEVAVETNNSEALQWKEERSNFICHLENLKKKNVQLAFDLKTLIDEKEDIISERDAYKCKAHRLNHELLNALKANEAHPKLLDIDGILLENKYLHERLKNFESELDITKQSLNKYKTMLETKRKKGIIKLGSHTNDESILSHKQVKTMLDSGVDLPTKTETIQDLKSLCLALLDNLNDKHIALNHQKKTNKILAAKIAELDQRIQCLAGIGDTNGAASSCNSEYSPSQFLLQGYSASSVDSSNVIETDTATTTTTTTNTKCSVVLKINDSEALTTSEHEDSNKASRLGISDDSVDSLSTESGRSILSSEYGGFAEAMGTYSLSEFANAAMQAYKTSPSTTTDSGGNSGRKSNPSANTPRITSAIVRQRHNDLKDLPPELAAMVQQALHELDMRDFDDVVNESEACNDEELGEHEKTLTDNRSPC, from the exons atgattTCCAGTGACGAATTCCAGCCGCATAATCATGTGGATGCGATGGATTTCCAACTTTATCACGAGCATATGGGAGAGTTCAAT ACTTCCGCTTTACATAGGAAATTGATGAGCAAAGTAGAAGCCTTACGTATTTTGCGCAAGGAGCTGGAGCAATTTCGCACCGAGCGTGATCAGTTCAAATTGATGGCGGAAACATTACAACTGCGTTACTCGGCCATAACACGCAACAATGACTACAGCAATTGTCTCGGTTTGGATGGCAATAAGACCAGTGTGGCATCGATATTACACgaaacacgagaaagaaatatAAAGTTAACCACGGAAGTTGAGTCTCTTAAACAGAAATTGAACGAACTGCAGGGCGATATTGAACTTCTGAGGTCTTCTGCAAAAGAAGGGAAAATGGAGAAGCCACAAGGTGAAGTGGCTGTTGAAACAAACAATTCGGAGGCTTTACAGTGGAAAGAAGAGCGCTCGAATTTTATATGCCACTTGGAAAACTTGAAAAAGAAG AATGTGCAACTTGCctttgatttaaaaactttgatCGATGAAAAAGAGGATATCATATCTGAACGTGACGCCTACAAATGCAAGGCGCATCGACTGAACCATGAGCTGTTAAACGCACTAAAAGCCAATGAAGCGCATCCGAAG CTTCTTGACATTGACGGTATATTGCTGGAAAATAAATATCTTCACGAACGgctaaaaaactttgaaagtgAACTGGATATAACAAAACAATCTCTTAACAAATACAAG ACTATGTTGGAAACGAAGCGTAAAAAGGGTATTATTAAACTAGGTTCTCATACTAACGATGAAAGTATTTTGTCCCATAAACAAG TTAAAACAATGCTTGATAGTGGTGTGGACTTGCCAACGAAAACGGAAACAATACAAGACTTGAAATCGCTCTGCTTAGCGCTGCTGGACAATTTAAATGATAAGCATATTGCTCTAAATCATCAAAAGAAAACCAACAA AATTCTCGCAGCTAAAATTGCCGAACTGGACCAACGCATTCAGTGCTTGGCGGGTATAGGTGACACAAATGGAGCTGCGTCCTCTTGCAACAGCGAATATTCACCTTCACAGTTTTTACTTCAAGGTTACAGCGCTTCGTCTGTCGACTCTAGTAACGTGATCGAAACAGACACTGCtaccactacaacaacaacaactaacacGAAATGTTCTGTTGTCCTTAAAATAAACGATTCGGAGGCATTGACGACATCAGAACACGAGGACTCTAATAAAGCATCACGACTCGGCATCTCAGACGACTCTGTGGATTCGCTATCAACCGAATCTGGGCGTAGCATACTGTCTTCGGAATACGGCGGCTTTGCCGAAGCTATGGGCACATACAGTCTAAGCGAGTTTGCCAATGCTGCCATGCAGGCATACAAAACATCGCCATCGACCACCACAGACTCAGGTGGTAATTCGGGCAGAAAGTCAAATCCCTCGGCTAATACACCGCGCATAACCAGCGCTATCGTTAGGCAGCGACATAACGATTTGAAAGACTTGCCACCAGAGTTGGCTGCTATGGTGCAGCAAGCGCTCCACGAGTTGGATATGCGAGATTTTGACGATGTTGTGAACGAAAGCGAGGCATGTAACGATGAGGAACTGGGAGAGCATGAGAAAACATTGACCGATAACCGCAGCCCATGCTAA